The Streptomyces sp. NBC_01689 genome includes a window with the following:
- a CDS encoding HEAT repeat domain-containing protein: protein MGGRPLVVAVRRGDTESVVALLESGAVPDTVTDDGLPVLCLAVTAYDAAVAKALVEGGADPDRRLPDGTTPLRRAVDGGSPAMVEAVLGREPRLRLPEAERAYLLALARHWYEMGAENELRRRTRGLGPTCRAWVMDDEYARASQVTLDGLTVRDGHGAILTALEWAFRFLTPVDELVARAMARGDRDHVDRSAALWVLNERRSKQTWSALTAHRHSPDPEHRRFVLDVLHGHLLSPTSGRNSHEKETAELLVAWATEGEADSRVLADVLRVLSETEHRESPSVGLRYAGHPSPQVRAQVPDLLLGLGEGTPLRPLGAAARAALLVLARDKDRTVRARAARTLVVADDVSPGLTDAIVELLRDPEAEVRARTAEALANSTNRGTVVADALAALLDEEDFTMRLDAAYGLLRRDDPRTGKAIERLAPLSHPGFEHDPRLSALWRWKWNRDKRAASG, encoded by the coding sequence ATGGGCGGCAGACCACTCGTAGTGGCAGTGCGACGGGGAGACACGGAGTCCGTGGTCGCGTTGCTGGAGTCGGGGGCGGTCCCGGACACGGTCACGGACGACGGCCTGCCGGTGTTGTGCCTGGCGGTCACCGCCTACGACGCCGCCGTCGCGAAGGCGCTCGTCGAGGGCGGCGCTGATCCGGACCGGCGACTGCCGGACGGAACGACTCCGCTGAGGCGGGCGGTCGACGGCGGCTCTCCGGCGATGGTGGAAGCCGTGCTGGGCCGAGAGCCCCGGCTACGCCTCCCTGAGGCGGAGAGGGCGTATCTGCTCGCCCTGGCCCGGCACTGGTACGAGATGGGCGCGGAGAACGAACTCAGGCGCAGGACACGTGGGTTGGGCCCCACGTGCCGCGCATGGGTGATGGACGACGAGTACGCTCGCGCGTCGCAGGTGACGCTCGACGGCCTCACGGTCCGCGACGGGCACGGTGCGATCCTCACCGCCCTGGAATGGGCCTTCCGTTTCCTGACACCCGTCGACGAGTTGGTGGCCAGGGCCATGGCACGGGGTGACCGGGACCATGTCGACCGGTCGGCCGCCCTGTGGGTCCTCAACGAACGCCGCAGCAAGCAGACCTGGTCGGCTCTCACGGCACACCGCCACAGCCCGGATCCCGAGCATCGCCGATTCGTCCTCGACGTCCTGCACGGTCACCTCCTGTCGCCGACGAGTGGGCGGAACTCCCACGAGAAGGAGACCGCCGAACTGCTCGTCGCCTGGGCCACGGAGGGGGAAGCCGACTCTCGCGTCCTCGCCGACGTGCTGCGCGTCCTGAGCGAGACGGAGCACCGGGAATCGCCGTCCGTGGGACTGCGGTACGCCGGTCACCCGTCCCCGCAGGTCCGCGCCCAGGTCCCCGACCTCCTGCTCGGCCTCGGCGAGGGCACACCCCTCCGTCCACTCGGCGCGGCGGCCCGAGCAGCGCTGCTGGTGCTCGCCCGGGACAAGGACCGGACCGTCCGTGCCCGGGCCGCCCGGACACTGGTCGTTGCCGACGACGTCAGCCCCGGCCTGACCGACGCAATCGTCGAGTTGCTCCGGGACCCGGAAGCCGAGGTGCGGGCCCGCACGGCCGAGGCCCTCGCGAACAGCACGAACCGTGGCACGGTGGTCGCCGACGCCCTCGCGGCCCTGCTCGACGAGGAGGACTTCACGATGCGGCTCGACGCCGCCTACGGTCTCCTTCGGCGAGACGATCCGCGCACCGGGAAGGCGATCGAACGGCTCGCACCGCTCTCCCACCCAGGCTTCGAACACGACCCCCGGCTCTCGGCGCTCTGGAGGTGGAAGTGGAACCGTGACAAGCGCGCCGCCTCCGGATGA